One window of the Nicotiana tabacum cultivar K326 chromosome 4, ASM71507v2, whole genome shotgun sequence genome contains the following:
- the LOC142179803 gene encoding uncharacterized protein LOC142179803, whose translation MKNYSVMNKFQFRVKRSSARSYCLVCVGDNCTWHFKSTNINDPASFKVRKFNSLHTCSLMDNTYIQCKPTATVVGSMVIPKYVDPKTIYTPKDIQTDILSQHNVNLTYMQAWRTKEKALEFLRGHPADSYNRLPSYLYILEKTYLVSVVKLQMTDDDCFLYAFISLSTSIKGWEYCRPVVVVDGTFLKSAYRGIMLTTSTMDATCSILPLAYTVVDSENDASWK comes from the exons ATGAAGAACTATTCTgtcatgaacaagttccaatttAGGGTGAAAAGGTCTAGCGCAAGAAG CTACTGCCTGGTATGTGTTGGGGACAATTGTACATGGCACTTCAAGTCCACCAACATAAATGATCCAGCATCGTTCAAGGTTCGAAAATTCAATAGCTTGCACACATGCTCTTTGATGGACAATACATACATACAATGCAAACCGACTGCCACAGTAGTTGGTAGCATGGTTATACCAAAATATGTGGATCCTAAGACAATTTACACACCAAAAGACATACAAACTGATATATTGTCGCAACACAATGTAAACTTAACATACATGCAagcttggagaacaaaggaaaaggcTTTGGAATTTTTGAGAGGTCATCCTGCTGATTCCTATAATCGCTTGCCAAGTTATTTGTATATTTTGGAGAAGACTTATCTGGTGTCGGTAGTTAAATTGCAGATGACTGACGATGACTGTTTCTTGTACGCATTTATTTCGCTTAGTACATCCATCAAGGGTTGGGAGTATTGTAGGCCAGTTGTAGTAGTTGATGGGACCTTCTTGAAGTCGGCATATAGAGGAATAATGTTAACAACTAGCACAATGGATGCAACAT GTAGCATATTACCACTGGCATACACTGTTGTTGATTCAGAAAATGACGCATCATGGAAGTAG
- the LOC107770043 gene encoding uncharacterized protein LOC107770043: MTSNIAESLNAITKYARELPIVELLEYMRTLLERWTNEKLLKVKGTLSQKMRVRASTDHIHTLIDGVKRFIVCLQNKRCSCGQFQLDELPCARALAALRHRNESYENYCSPYYTRESLLHTYEIPVDPLPDESK; this comes from the exons ATGACATCAAACATTGCAGAGTCATTGAATGCGATAACAAAATATGCAAGAGAGTTGCCCATAGTAGAACTATTAGAGTACATGAGGACTCTTCTTGAACGTTGGACTAATGAAAAGTTATTGAAAGTAAAGGGTACATTATCGCAGAAGATGAGA GTGAGGGCTTCAACAGATCACATCCATACATTGATAGATGGTGTAAAACGCTTTATTGTTTGTCTTCAAAACAAGAGATGTAGTTGTGGACAATTCCAGCTTGATGAACTTCCTTGTGCACGTGCTTTGGCGGCTCTGAGGCACAGGAATGAGTCTTATGAAAACTATTGTTCTCCTTATTACACGAGGGAGAGCCTTTTGCATACTTATGAAATACCAGTAGATCCGCTGCCTGACGAAAGCAAATGA